A genomic stretch from Deinococcus ruber includes:
- the rph gene encoding ribonuclease PH, translated as MSVLPNPSAARQGRALLEARPLVVERGVSRHAEGSARLRLGHTEILATVSIEAKVPPHVRGKREGWLMAEYSMLPRSTQDRMNRERNLQNGRRHEIQRLLGRAFRVALDLSHFRNQTLIIDCDVLEADGGTRVASVMAGYAALHDLCDRQVKAGTLTDWPIRSPLGAVSVGLVGNDIRLDLDYSEDARARADLNVIVTGDGKVVEVQGGAEGEAIAPELYIELLRAGVGGAGTLLASLQRQL; from the coding sequence ATGTCTGTTCTGCCAAATCCATCCGCCGCCAGGCAGGGCCGCGCTCTGCTGGAGGCCCGCCCCCTTGTCGTCGAGCGCGGCGTCAGCAGGCACGCCGAGGGCAGTGCACGGCTGCGGCTGGGTCATACCGAGATTCTGGCGACGGTCAGCATCGAAGCCAAAGTGCCGCCGCATGTACGGGGCAAGCGCGAGGGTTGGCTGATGGCCGAATACTCGATGTTGCCGCGCAGCACCCAGGACCGCATGAACCGCGAGCGCAACCTTCAGAACGGGCGCAGGCACGAGATTCAGCGGCTGCTGGGCCGGGCCTTCCGGGTCGCCCTCGACCTGAGCCACTTCAGGAATCAGACGCTCATCATCGACTGCGACGTGCTGGAGGCCGACGGCGGCACCCGCGTGGCGAGCGTGATGGCGGGGTATGCCGCGCTGCACGACCTGTGCGACCGACAGGTGAAGGCGGGCACCCTGACCGACTGGCCGATCCGCTCGCCGCTGGGGGCGGTCAGCGTGGGGCTGGTCGGAAACGACATCCGGCTCGATCTGGATTACAGCGAGGATGCCCGCGCCCGCGCCGACCTGAACGTGATCGTGACCGGAGACGGCAAGGTGGTGGAAGTGCAGGGCGGCGCGGAAGGCGAGGCGATTGCGCCAGAACTGTACATCGAGCTGCTCAGGGCGGGCGTCGGCGGTGCGGGCACGCTGCTGGCCTCGCTTCAGCGGCAGCTGTAG
- the murI gene encoding glutamate racemase, whose protein sequence is MKGHASAPIGVFDSGVGGLSVLQNVRAELPHEDLLYYADQANCPYGERSPAEIETFTLAAVRWLKARGCKLVVIACNTACAFSLAAVRRTLEREGDDPSCIVGLVPALKPAVLHTASRVVGVFATPVTLQGSLLQEVIEKHAAPAGVQVHKVFHPSLVPMVEAGAANSPEARAVLREVLTPLAQAGADSLVLGCTHYPFLEASIRAEFGETFALYDSGAGVARRVRSLLEASDLLNPGTDAGTLRLFTTGQAGVVQDVVQQLLGSAAPVEPLSTRSAFASLPGAEVHT, encoded by the coding sequence GTGAAGGGCCACGCTTCGGCCCCCATCGGGGTCTTCGATTCGGGGGTGGGTGGCCTGTCGGTGCTGCAAAACGTGCGTGCCGAGTTGCCGCACGAAGACCTGCTGTACTACGCCGATCAGGCCAACTGTCCGTATGGCGAACGTTCTCCCGCCGAGATCGAGACGTTCACGCTGGCGGCAGTTCGCTGGCTCAAGGCACGCGGCTGCAAGCTGGTCGTGATCGCCTGCAACACCGCCTGCGCCTTCTCGCTGGCAGCAGTCCGCCGCACGCTGGAGCGGGAAGGCGACGATCCGAGCTGCATCGTGGGGCTGGTTCCGGCACTCAAGCCCGCCGTGCTGCACACCGCCAGCCGCGTGGTGGGCGTGTTTGCCACCCCGGTCACGCTTCAGGGTTCGCTGCTTCAGGAGGTGATCGAGAAGCACGCGGCCCCGGCAGGCGTGCAGGTTCACAAGGTCTTTCACCCCTCGCTGGTGCCGATGGTCGAGGCGGGCGCGGCGAACAGCCCCGAGGCCCGCGCCGTGCTGCGCGAGGTATTGACGCCACTGGCACAGGCCGGAGCCGACAGCCTGGTGCTGGGCTGCACGCACTATCCGTTTCTGGAAGCGTCGATCCGCGCCGAGTTCGGGGAAACCTTTGCGCTGTACGACTCGGGGGCGGGTGTGGCGCGGCGGGTGCGCTCGCTGCTGGAGGCCAGCGACCTGTTGAATCCGGGCACAGATGCGGGCACGCTGCGGCTGTTCACCACCGGGCAGGCGGGGGTCGTGCAGGACGTGGTGCAGCAGCTTCTGGGCTCTGCTGCCCCGGTCGAGCCGCTCTCCACCCGGTCAGCGTTCGCTTCACTTCCCGGTGCCGAGGTGCATACCTGA
- the rdgB gene encoding RdgB/HAM1 family non-canonical purine NTP pyrophosphatase has protein sequence MPDMHDSSAQSQMRVVVATSNPGKVREMTEALSGLPWVLVPMNDPSLPAMTLPEETGATYEENAALKACAVSLVTGLPALADDSGLEVEALGGAPGIYSARFGNMKNDLERNLHLLEQLRPHTNRRAKFVSVVLLAYPDGQVEAYRGEVAGQLLEGPRGQGGFGYDPLFLLPDGRTMGELSVAEKRAVSHRGRALEALKSAHAARPV, from the coding sequence ATGCCAGATATGCACGACTCTTCTGCACAATCCCAGATGCGCGTGGTGGTGGCGACTTCCAACCCCGGTAAGGTCAGAGAGATGACCGAGGCGCTCTCCGGTCTGCCGTGGGTCCTTGTGCCCATGAACGACCCGTCGCTGCCTGCCATGACCCTGCCCGAGGAAACCGGCGCGACCTACGAGGAAAACGCCGCGCTCAAGGCCTGCGCGGTGTCGCTGGTCACGGGGCTGCCTGCGCTGGCCGACGACAGCGGGCTGGAAGTCGAGGCGCTGGGCGGCGCACCCGGTATCTACAGCGCCCGCTTCGGAAATATGAAAAACGATCTGGAACGGAATCTGCACCTGCTGGAGCAACTGCGCCCGCACACCAACCGCCGCGCCAAATTCGTGAGTGTGGTGCTGCTGGCGTACCCCGACGGTCAGGTGGAGGCGTACCGGGGCGAAGTCGCGGGGCAACTGCTGGAAGGACCGCGTGGACAGGGCGGCTTCGGCTACGATCCGCTGTTTCTGCTGCCAGACGGGCGCACCATGGGCGAACTGTCGGTGGCCGAGAAACGCGCCGTGTCTCACCGTGGGCGGGCGCTGGAGGCGCTGAAATCCGCGCACGCGGCCCGGCCCGTCTGA